In Deinococcus fonticola, the genomic window ACACCCATCAGCGTAGCTGCAAGGAGAGAATTGGCGATGGGATGGGCCTTGATAAAGGCAACAAGCACTTTACGAAGCAGTGCGGACAACACAACAATCAAACCGATACTCGGTCTCTCGTAGTGAAGTGAAAGAAGGAGGTAAATCCCACGACTTCACGGTCATGACATCAATTCCAGCAGATACAAGGCCACGAACCCGGCGAAAAACGCGCCGGTGGTCAGCGGTGTTTCCCGAACCTCATGGGCTTCAGTCAGCAACTCCTCGACCACCAGATACATCAGTGCCGCCGCGCCGAAGGACAGGACAATCTCTAGCGCCATCCCAGACAGTCCACTCAGCAGCGTGCCGCCTATCAGCGCTCCGAGTACCACCAGCAGACTGAGGCCCACGATACTCAGAATGGTCTGTCGTCTGGGTGTCTGGGCGTTCCCTAAACTGGCTGCCAATGAGATGCCAAGAAAAAGCAGTTCCAGGGTCAAGGCAATCACCAGTAATAGCCCAACCCTTTCACCCGCTGCGAAGCCCACACCAATCAGTAAACCATCAATCAGAACGTCAATTCCCACGACTGCCAGCAGGCTGGTGTTGCCCCCCTGCGTGGCTTCCGCCTGTCGCTCAGCGCGGCTTTCCAGATGCCCGGCCAGTTGCTTGACCCCCAACATGGTCAGTACGCCGATGGTGAAACCGATGACCACCCCCAACGGTTGATGGCCTTTGGTGATGGCGGGCAGCAACTCGCCCGCCACTGCGGCCAAGACGACGCCCGCCGCAAAGTGCTGCAAGAAGCTGCGAAGGTGTTCCCCTGGTACGCGGTAAGCAGCAATCGTGCCGCCCATGATGGTGGCCGCCACTGGAATCATAGTCAGACTCAGGATGTTGCCTAGGGTTGAAGTCATGAGCGCTCCAGGGCCGCCAGAATCCTGGGTCGCTGATGATCAAACAGGCCGTAGAAAGCCTGATCTCCAATGATAGTCACAGGCGCAATACGCACTCCGGCACGGCGCTGCATTTCTTGCAGGGCAGCGGGATCACCCCGGACATTCTTCTCGGTAAAGGCCGCGCCTTGGCGGGTCAGCAGATGCTTGACGGCCTCGCAATCGGCACAGTTGGGCACAGTGTAAATGGTTATTTCAGGCTTGGTCATGTTCTCTCCTGGCCTTACAGCCAGCGCGGCACCTGCTGGCGGTACTCGGCATACTCCTGGCCGTGCATCTGACTCAAATGCTGCTCTTCAAGCCTGACCTGCACCTGCATCAGCAGTTCTCCGGCCACCAGAACGCCCAGGGTCACGGCGTTGGGCAGCACCAGAAAGAGGCCCAGCAAGTTCAACCGCATGCCGAGAAAAATAGGATTGCGGGAAAGGGCGAAGGGGCCACGGCGAATGAGGGCGGTCTGATTGGCGCGGTCTATGCCCACCCGCCAGGATGACCCCATTGCAGACTGAGCGGCGGCAATCCAGGCCAGGGAACAGAGCAGCAGCCCCCAGCCCAGGGCGCTGATCTCCGGGCGGATGACGGGCAGGATCGGCCCCAACCACCTGAGCATCTGCGGCACGGCAGCGGCCATGACTGCGAGCGCCAGCCACGTTAGCAGCACCCCGCGCATACCGCGTCCGATGTAGCCGTAAGCGGAATCGTCGTAGGTCAACACGACGGGATTGATGCCCGTGGTGCGCCAAACGGTGACACTCCGCCAAACAAAGGCAATGAGAAAGTACAGCAGGCTGTACGCCAACAGCAGGGCGGCCTGAGTGGAACTGAACTCCGGCATCTCATCCCTCCTTTAGTGGGCGTGGCCTTTCCAGCGCAGTAATCGCAGGGCGTTGGCTGTGACAATCGCGGTTGCGCCCGTGTCGGCCAGAATCGCCATCCACAGGTTGGTGTAGCCCAGCAGTGTCGTGACCAAGAAAATGGCTTTCAAGCCGAGCGCAAAGGCGATGTTCTGCTTGATGTTGGTCATGGTGTCGCGGGAAAGCTGTACCAATTCTGTTACCCCACTGACCTTCTCGCGCAGCAGGGCGGCGTCGGCGGTTTCCAGGGCGACATCGGTGCCGCCCCCCATAGCGATGCCCACGTCTGAACGGGCCAGTGCGGGCGCGTCGTTGATGCCGTCCCCAACCATCGCCACGCCGCCCTGGGCTTTAAGCTGGTCAATGACCTTCAGTTTGTCTTCGGGCAGTAGTTCGGCCTGCACGTCCAGGCCCAAGCTGCTGGCGATGGCTTTTCCAGTGCGCTGGTTGTCCCCGGTGAGCATCACCGTCTGAATGCCCATCTGGCGCAACTGGGCCACGGCTTGCTGGGCGTCTTCACGCGGTTCATCTCGAATGGCGATAATGCCGAGCGCCTGAACGTCATCATGCAGTACCACGGCGGTTTTGCCGTCACTCTCGAAGCCTTCAATGGCCTGCTGGAACTCTGCCGAGACCGATGAATTTGCTGCCGCATACTTGGGGGAACTGATGGACAGGCGGCGTTCCTCCACCATGGCACTGACACCCTTGCCGGAGAGCGCCTTGGCCTCAGTGGCAGCGGGAAGGGTCAGATTCTGCCCTTTGGCCTCGTCGGTAATGGCTTTGGCAAGTGGGTGACTGCTGCCCGCCTCCACTGCCGCCGCGAGCCGCAGCACCTCGCTGCGTTCAGCACCCAGCACGTCCGTCACGCGGGGCTTGCCCGCCGTAAGTGTCCCCGTTTTATCGAACGCCACCGTTTTGACGCTGCCAATGGCTTCCAGCGCCGCGCCGCCCTTGATGAGTAAGCCCCGGCGCGTTCCGGCGCTGATGGCGCTGGTGATGGCCGCAGGGACGCTCAAGACCAGCGCACATGGACAGCCGATCAGCAGCAGGGCCAGCCCCTTGTAGAGCCACTCGTGCCACGCCTGACCGAGCAGCAGCGGCGGCACCACAGCAGTTAGGGCAGCGACAGCCACCACGCCGGGCGTGTACCAGCGCGAGAAGCGGTCAATGAAGCGGGCCGTCCGGGCCTTGCTGCCCTCGGCTTCCTCCACCATATGAATGATCCGAGCGATGGTGTTGTCGGACGCTTCCTTCTCCACCTGGACGCTCAGCACGCCGTCGGTGTTGATACTTCCAGCGAACACGTTGTCCCCCACCGTTTTGCTGACAGGCACGCTTTCGCCCGTTACCGGGCTGTCATCCAAGCTGGAACTGCCCGCCACAATCTGCCCGTCGGCAGGCACCCTCGCGCCGGGATTGATCTGCACGGTCTGCCCCACCTTCAGGCTGTCCGCAGAGACTTCGCGGGTCACGCCGTTTTCCAGCAGCAGCGCGGTTTTGGGAGCCAGCGCCGCAAGCGCCTGAATTCCGGCGCGGGCGCGGCCTGCGGCGACGCCTTCCAGCAGTTCGCCCACCGCGAAGAAGAACACGACCACTGCGCCTTCTGCCGCTTCACCAATCAGCACTGCGCCGATGGCTGCCAGCGACACCAACATATTGATGCTGAAGGGATCGCCAAAACGCGCACTGGCCCAGGC contains:
- a CDS encoding ZIP family metal transporter, which produces MTSTLGNILSLTMIPVAATIMGGTIAAYRVPGEHLRSFLQHFAAGVVLAAVAGELLPAITKGHQPLGVVIGFTIGVLTMLGVKQLAGHLESRAERQAEATQGGNTSLLAVVGIDVLIDGLLIGVGFAAGERVGLLLVIALTLELLFLGISLAASLGNAQTPRRQTILSIVGLSLLVVLGALIGGTLLSGLSGMALEIVLSFGAAALMYLVVEELLTEAHEVRETPLTTGAFFAGFVALYLLELMS
- a CDS encoding heavy metal translocating P-type ATPase — protein: MTDPAHPAPSSAPTLTYFVDGMDCASCVQKVERMVDRLPGAGRVRTSFNRQTLELQLDETVTPRTTLESNLRSLGYTPTLQGGEPVHTADDDHTAHEHRHARITLSSAAGPTKPAAAPTDHTGHDNASDKDAGHVHEVAPSGTPWYRTGQGKLVVISGVLLALAYLFSFIAPPFSVYGYIAATIIGVWPLAKKAWASARFGDPFSINMLVSLAAIGAVLIGEAAEGAVVVFFFAVGELLEGVAAGRARAGIQALAALAPKTALLLENGVTREVSADSLKVGQTVQINPGARVPADGQIVAGSSSLDDSPVTGESVPVSKTVGDNVFAGSINTDGVLSVQVEKEASDNTIARIIHMVEEAEGSKARTARFIDRFSRWYTPGVVAVAALTAVVPPLLLGQAWHEWLYKGLALLLIGCPCALVLSVPAAITSAISAGTRRGLLIKGGAALEAIGSVKTVAFDKTGTLTAGKPRVTDVLGAERSEVLRLAAAVEAGSSHPLAKAITDEAKGQNLTLPAATEAKALSGKGVSAMVEERRLSISSPKYAAANSSVSAEFQQAIEGFESDGKTAVVLHDDVQALGIIAIRDEPREDAQQAVAQLRQMGIQTVMLTGDNQRTGKAIASSLGLDVQAELLPEDKLKVIDQLKAQGGVAMVGDGINDAPALARSDVGIAMGGGTDVALETADAALLREKVSGVTELVQLSRDTMTNIKQNIAFALGLKAIFLVTTLLGYTNLWMAILADTGATAIVTANALRLLRWKGHAH
- a CDS encoding glutaredoxin family protein yields the protein MTKPEITIYTVPNCADCEAVKHLLTRQGAAFTEKNVRGDPAALQEMQRRAGVRIAPVTIIGDQAFYGLFDHQRPRILAALERS
- a CDS encoding methyltransferase family protein produces the protein MPEFSSTQAALLLAYSLLYFLIAFVWRSVTVWRTTGINPVVLTYDDSAYGYIGRGMRGVLLTWLALAVMAAAVPQMLRWLGPILPVIRPEISALGWGLLLCSLAWIAAAQSAMGSSWRVGIDRANQTALIRRGPFALSRNPIFLGMRLNLLGLFLVLPNAVTLGVLVAGELLMQVQVRLEEQHLSQMHGQEYAEYRQQVPRWL